A region of the Nodularia sp. LEGE 06071 genome:
TTCCACTAAACCCAGTTTCAGCATCAAACTTCCCATTGTTCCGGCGACAGTTTGCGCTTGTTCCCAAGAAAACTTCTGCTGATAAATATTACCTAAATCCATGACCATCTGAGCATTAATTGCCGCAGTGGCGAGAATATCCAGCGCTGGGACTGGGTTGGCAAAGGCAGCAGCCGCAGTTATCCATTGATATTGTTCAATAATTGGGGTGGTGCGATCGCGTCTAGTTTCATTTAGCCAGTTTTTCGCTTCGGCTTTCAACACTTTGGCTGTTCTCAAAGTAGTTGTCCACACCAGTTGCTGTCCTTGCTGTGCCAGAACTTCAGTTAATTTGTGTGTTAACTGCTGGATATCTGGTGCTGGTTGTTCCATCCATTCGTGGACATCACCATCAGCTTCATGCTTCCGGACTTTAATCGCAATGGGAGAAGCCGCCGTTGCAACTACATTTTCCGGGATTCGCTGTTTTAATGACAGCAAAACACTAGCACGTTCATCGGCTAAATACTGGTCTTGTTTGTTGAAAATTAAAATAGCAGGCTGATTTGCGGCTTTTAATTGCTGTAAGCTTTGAAATTCCGAGTCTGTCAAATCACCGTTGGTCAGGAACAGAACAAAATCAGATTCTTGAACTACTGCTAAAACAGCTGCATCTGAATTGTCAGCCGATTCTCGAAACAAAGGTGGTGTTTCCCAAAAACTGACTTTTGGCTGTGGTTTTTGCCAAATGCTAGATTCCAGGACTTGAATTAAAGTGCTTTTACCCACAGATTTACCACCAGTCACAGCCAATTTAATTTCTTGCCTGTCTAATTCCAGCAGCAATTGGGCAACTTGTGATTGTAATGTCTCTAAGGCTATGTGGTTTTCTGCTTCTATTGCCAGTTGGTTAATTACGGTTTGAGTTGTAGCGATCGCACTTTCCACCATTGCTCGATCTACAACAATACCATCTAGCTGCTCTAAACTATCTTTCGGGCGATTTTTCTGGAATAACCACAAACCACCACCCACAGCCAAGGCACTAAATAAACCAAATTCACTCAGCTGCACTATGGAATCATGCCAGCTTTGTAATATCCACAGGGAAAAGGATAGTCCCAATCCTCCCACCAAAATCGGTCGCTGCAACTTCACAACCATGATTCTCCGCGCTTTTTGTCAAGTTCCTCTTTTAGAATAGATCAAAATAAAACAAAACCCCGAACTTTTAACAGTTCAGGGTTTTATCTGATCTTTTATTTGGTGGCGGGAAGTGGATTTGAACCACTGACCTTCGGGTTATGAGCCCGACGAGCTACCAGACTGCTCTATCCCGCGTCGTCGCCTCTTGACTTCTATAGTATAACCACAAAGTCACAAATTTGGCAACTATAAAAGTGATAATTCTCCAATTACTTCTAAACGCTTGTATTTTCCCAAGGTCATAAACTGCTCACAGAGGCTGTCGGCGGCGCTGGGACTAATCCAACCCATCTGTTGGAGCAAGTGGATCGCCACGGCATATTTTGCGCGTTTGGCTCCATCCATGACTTTAATCGTCAATCCCATACCTTCACCGAGTCGGCCAATACATTGCACTCCTTCGGCACCAGATTTACTTACGAGTTCCCCTGGAGCTAAACGCATCAGTTCTGTGTCAAATTCCCCAACTCCTGCCACCATAGCTGCATGATGAGTCATGGCACGGACAATCCGCTCCATATCCACATTGGTACTAGAGGCTAAGAGCGCATACAAAGATGCCATTTGACTGATTTGCATCAGATAAGTGGGTGCGCCGCAGTCGTCGTGAGCGCTGAGAAATTCCTCGGCGGGCATTCGCAATAATTCTGCGACTTTGCCCAAAATCAACTGCTGTACTGGATGCTTGCGATCCAAGTAGTTGTTTAAAGGCCAATGTCGTTGTTGACAAACAGCTAACATTCCGGCGTGTTTACCAGAGCAATTATATTCCAGGGGGCTTTTTTTCCCTTCTGGAATCGGACATTGGAGTGCGGTCGGGTCAAGGTCAGCCCGCCAAAGAATATTAAATGCTTGTCTTACCTGTTCGATTGTGCCTTTGTGGGAACTGGTAATAATGGCTAAATCGCGATCGCTCAGATGATAGCGTTCCAGTGTGCCTGTGGTGGTGACAGCCAGTGCCTGAAATGGTTTAAGTGCTGAACGCACAAATGCCGCAGTTTCAGAGTTGCCGGCAACGGATAGCACCCGTCCTCGTTCGTCGCAGACAACAGCCTGGACTATATGCCTGGATTCAATAATTCCTTGCCGCAACAAGCGGACTTCTAGGGCTGTGGCTTGAGTTCGTTTTCCCATTGTCATGGGTTAATATTTATTACCTTTTTTTATTAATTTAATTTCTAGTCATTGGGAATTAGTAGCTGATCACTAATCGCCAATGACTAATGACGATTTACGACAATTGCCAAACTATAGTACCAATAAGAAACATTCCCGCCAAGCCAGCAGAGGTAAATTTTAACCTCTGGAGAATCGGTTTGATTTCGTATG
Encoded here:
- a CDS encoding asparaginase, with the translated sequence MTMGKRTQATALEVRLLRQGIIESRHIVQAVVCDERGRVLSVAGNSETAAFVRSALKPFQALAVTTTGTLERYHLSDRDLAIITSSHKGTIEQVRQAFNILWRADLDPTALQCPIPEGKKSPLEYNCSGKHAGMLAVCQQRHWPLNNYLDRKHPVQQLILGKVAELLRMPAEEFLSAHDDCGAPTYLMQISQMASLYALLASSTNVDMERIVRAMTHHAAMVAGVGEFDTELMRLAPGELVSKSGAEGVQCIGRLGEGMGLTIKVMDGAKRAKYAVAIHLLQQMGWISPSAADSLCEQFMTLGKYKRLEVIGELSLL
- a CDS encoding YcjF family protein, which translates into the protein MVVKLQRPILVGGLGLSFSLWILQSWHDSIVQLSEFGLFSALAVGGGLWLFQKNRPKDSLEQLDGIVVDRAMVESAIATTQTVINQLAIEAENHIALETLQSQVAQLLLELDRQEIKLAVTGGKSVGKSTLIQVLESSIWQKPQPKVSFWETPPLFRESADNSDAAVLAVVQESDFVLFLTNGDLTDSEFQSLQQLKAANQPAILIFNKQDQYLADERASVLLSLKQRIPENVVATAASPIAIKVRKHEADGDVHEWMEQPAPDIQQLTHKLTEVLAQQGQQLVWTTTLRTAKVLKAEAKNWLNETRRDRTTPIIEQYQWITAAAAFANPVPALDILATAAINAQMVMDLGNIYQQKFSWEQAQTVAGTMGSLMLKLGLVELSTKAVSIVLKSNAVTFVAGGVVQGVSAAYLTRVAGLSLVEYFEQQEIALDSGKALNLEKLRQTLQNVFQRNQQMGFLPGFVQQSVKRLLPQPQPEIIG